Proteins co-encoded in one Malus sylvestris chromosome 7, drMalSylv7.2, whole genome shotgun sequence genomic window:
- the LOC126627810 gene encoding eukaryotic translation initiation factor 4G-like isoform X1, translated as MSFNQSRSDKNETQYRKTGRTASSNQQHRGYTPSYPKGTGAGGPGPSISSNRSYKKNNNNAQGGQSRASVTTVNTQDSGIAFAQRGVVQNGAHAQPQLHGGSDAPVASTASRTAEASASQRSSRTVPKPPTSQSASMTSDTRTPTTPAKPPGDASKGFAFQFGSISPGFMNGMQIPARTSSAPPNLDEQKRDQARHDSFRVVPSVPVPTVPKQQLPRKDSASIDQPNAAEVHMVPKVKKDVQVSHAPPPSQTQKPSPHPMAGMSMPMPFHQPQVPVQFGGPNQQIQSQSMSASSIQMPMPMQLSIGSTQVQQPVFVQGLQPHPMQPQGIMHQGQNMTFTPQMGPQIPQMGNLGISMASQYPQQQGRKFGGPRKTPVKITHPDTHEELRLDKRTDSYPDSGPSAPRTHPNIPPQSQPIPSFAHPHTTTFYANSYNPSSLYYPAPSSHPLTSSHMPPNSQAPRFSYPVSQGSQPVPFINPSSHSTLPVSKSGSLMHNVVDPPNLEHARDVHNISASVPSATIPVVIKPPAGTVGEKVVDPLPNSSTVVEKGELSKPVRQSGEIIQSAGDQSILKSVPVMEKISANAPATASVEKQVSNLLSSSAAAPTEESAPVVIITEPRKKETLSRSNSIIDQQKNPGRKGNVQPQLQVVGQSSSTSSVLSQSAEHGIPSTSDVSGTVEANTTLAPVTSASVSKSAKEPLSDFSAPTADCLESKTEVIGQGTIPISSEISAPGMVVGTSDSVHRTQLDSSLQPDEQGQRDLMGAEQSLSGNYKQDTEAHGISAESISIKPLESAKVPAEHSVVKETAKGSTVAISDTAQGGQGHYECLHAESGGMDASLSRSDSMGGSEVFFSKSSKLEQHSSSVQTTELSGRISKTETEGTCEENIGGGEGNIENIGSGGDSRSESDFRDKPELNRTKSTISKGKKKRKEILSKADAAGVTSDLYGAYKNPEEKKGIENTESIMTSIISKQVATDAPQQDAVGREKDAPVKAEPEDWEDAADISTLKLETSDTGELVCGVDDSDKDGHEHGAKKYSRDFLMKFSEQFTELPEGFEILSDIAEILDANVNAATSIDYDSLPSPGRIVDRQGGAPRLDRRGSGIMDDDRWNKGGAANFRTGQGPNFGVLRNPRAPTSVQQHVRGILPGPAHSVGHQGGMQRNNSDADRWQRATNFQPKGLMPSPHTPLQVMHKADRKYEVGKVSDEEQAKQRQLKAILNKLTPQNFEKLFEQVKAVNIDNATTLTGVISQIFDKALMEPTFCEMYANFCFYLAGELPDFSEDNEKITFKRLLLNKCQEEFERGEREQEEANKADEEGQVKQSEEEREEKRIKARRRMLGNIRLIGELYKKKMLTERIMHECIKKLLGQQQTPDEEDIEALCKLMSTIGEMIDHPKAKEHMDAYFERMKSLSNNMKLSSRVRFMLKDAIDLRKNKWQQRRKVEGPKKIEEVHRDAAQERQAQSSRLARGPGINPSARRGPPMEFSPRGSTMLSSPNAHMGGFRGMPAQVRGYGSQDVRTDERHSYESRTLSVPLTHRPIGDDSITLGPQGGLARGMSIRGPPSMSAAPLAEMPPSAGDSRRMTAGSNGFSSLSERTTYNPREDPVPRYMPDRFSGPAAYDQSSVSERNLSFGGRDLRSSDHRTLPTSPPTRAHGATLTQNVPSENVLTEDRLRDLSLAAIKEFYSARDEKEVALCIKELNSPSFHPSIISLWVTDSFERKDTERHLLAKLLVNLTKNHDGTLSQPQLIKGFEAVLSSLEDAVNDAPRAPEFLGLIFAKVILENVISLNQIGQLIQEGGEEPGHLLKGGLAGNVLGSALEIIKSEKGDSGLNEIRMSSNLRLETFRPPDPLKSRILEKFI; from the exons ATGTCCTTCAATCAATCAAGGTCGGATAAGAACGAGACGCAGTACCGGAAAACAGGGCGAACCGCAAGCTCTAATCAGCAGCACAGGGGATACACACCATCTTACCCTAAGGGCACCGGCGCCGGTGGGCCCGGCCCTTCCATCTCCTCCAACCGcag TTATAAGAAGAATAATAACAATGCACAAGGAGGACAATCCAGGGCAAGTGTAACCACTGTAAATACTCAGGATTCCGGTATTGCTTTTGCACAACGTGGCGTTGTACAAAACGGAGCCCATGCACAGCCCCAATTGCATG GAGGTTCTGATGCACCTGTTGCAAGCACAGCTTCCCGTACAGCTGAAGCATCAGCCTCTCAGAGAAGCTCCCGAACTGTTCCAAAACCTCCCACTTCTCAATCTGCCTCCATGACTTCTGACACAAGAACACCCACTACACCAGCGAAGC CCCCAGGAGATgcgtccaagggctttgccttTCAGTTTGGGTCTATAAGCCCTGGCTTCATGAATGGGATGCAG ATTCCTGCTCGAACCAGCTCAGCTCCCCCAAATTTGGATGAGCAGAAACGTGATCAG GCGCGCCATGATTCTTTTAGAGTTGTGCCTTCAGTGCCAGTCCCTACTGTTCCTAAACAGCAGTTACCAAGGAAAGATTCAGCGTCCATTGATCAACCTAATGCTGCTGAGGTTCATATGGTACCCAAGGTTAAAAAGGATGTGCAAGTCTCACATGCACCCCCTCCTAGTCAAACTCAGAAACCTTCTCCTCATCCAATGGCTGGGATGTCCATGCCAATGCCATTTCATCAGCCACAGGTTCCAGTGCAATTTGGTGGCCCCAACCAGCAGATCCAATCTCAGAGTATGAGTGCCAGTTCAATTCAAATGCCAATGCCTATGCAATTATCAATTGGTAGTACTCAAGTACAGCAGCCAGTGTTTGTTCAAGGTCTCCAGCCCCATCCAATGCAGCCCCAGGGAATTATGCATCAGGGCCAGAACATGACTTTTACCCCCCAAATGGGTCCTCAAATACCTCAGATGGGCAACTTGGGGATCAGCATGGCATCACAATACCCCCAACAACAGGGTAGGAAGTTTGGCGGCCCTCGTAAAACTCCTGTCAAGATTACACATCCAGATACACATGAAGAGTTGAGGCTTGATAAAAGGACAGATTCATATCCAGATAGTGGGCCATCAGCCCCCAGGACTCACCCAAACATTCCTCCTCAATCCCAGCCTATTCCATCATTTGCCCATCCTCATACTACCACCTTTTATGCCAATTCTTACAATCCCAGCTCCCTATATTATCCTGCTCCAAGTTCTCATCCCTTAACTAGTAGTCATATGCCGCCCAATTCACAAGCACCGAGGTTCAGCTATCCAGTCAGCCAGGGTTCCCAACCTGTACCTTTCATTAATCCGTCATCTCATAGTACCCTGCCTGTTAGCAAGTCTGGGTCCCTTATGCACAATGTGGTGGATCCACCTAACCTGGAACATGCACGTGATGTACATAATATAAGTGCCTCTGTTCCATCAGCAACTATTCCTGTTGTAATTAAACCACCTGCTGGAACTGTTGGAGAGAAGGTTGTCGACCCATTGCCAAACAGCTCAACTGTTGTTGAAAAAGGTGAATTATCAAAGCCTGTGAGACAATCTGGAGAAATTATCCAATCTGCAGGTGACCAATCCATCCTCAAATCAGTGCCGGTGATGGAAAAAATATCTGCAAATGCACCTGCCACTGCTTCAGTTGAAAAACAGGTTTCAAATCTTTTGTCCTCTTCTGCAGCTGCCCCAACTGAGGAGTCTGCACCAGTTGTGATCATCACTGaacccagaaaaaaagaaactcTTAGTCGGTCAAACTCAATTATAGATCAGCAAAAGAATCCAGGGAGGAAGGGAAATGTTCAACCACAGCTTCAG GTTGTTGGGCAGTCTAGCTCTACATCAAGCGTTCTGTCTCAGTCTGCAGAGCATGGTATACCTTCTACTAGTGATGTTTCTGGCACTGTAGAAGCTAATACAACTCTTGCTCCAGTAACTAGTGCATCTGTTTCAAAGTCAGCGAAGGAACCACTGTCAGATTTTAGTGCTCCTACTGCTGATTGTTTGGAATCAAAGACTGAAGTTATTGGGCAAGGCACTATTCCCATCTCTTCTGAAATATCTGCTCCTGGGATGGTTGTTGGTACTTCAGATTCCGTTCATCGTACTCAACTAGACAGTTCTTTACAACCAGATGAACAAGGACAGCGTGACTTGATGGGGGCAGAACAAAGTTTGTCTGGAAATTACAAACAGGATACTGAAGCTCATGGTATTTCTGCAGAATCCATCTCCATAAAACCTCTGGAATCTGCTAAAGTACCTGCAGAGCATTCTGTTGTGAAGGAAACAGCTAAGGGAAGTACTGTTGCAATCTCAGACACTGCACAAGGAGGGCAGGGCCATTATGAGTGTCTCCATGCAGAATCTGGTGGAATGGATGCCTCTTTAAGCAGAAGTGATAGTATGGGTGgtagtgaagtttttttttcaaaatctagCAAATTAGAGCAGCATTCTTCTTCTGTTCAAACTACCGAACTTTCGGGTAGAATTTCAAAAACTGAAACTGAAGGTACATGTGAGGAGAATATTGGTGGTGGTGAGGGAAATATTGAGAATATTGGTAGTGGTGGGGATTCTCGTTCAGAGTCAGACTTCAGGGACAAACCTGAACTGAATAGAACTAAGAGTACTATTTCAaaggggaagaagaaaagaaaagaaattcttTCTAAGGCAGATGCTGCTGGCGTGACCTCTGATCTTTATGGGGCATACAAGAACCCTGAAGAAAAGAAGGGTATTGAAAACACTGAAAGTATTATGACCAGTATAATTTCAAAGCAGGTAGCTACTGATGCTCCTCAGCAAGATGCTgtagggagagagaaagatgcACCGGTTAAAGCTGAGCCAGAGGATTGGGAAGATGCTGCTGACATCTCTACCCTAAAACTGGAAACCTCAGATACTGGAGAGCTGGTCTGTGGAGTGGATGATTCTGACAAAGATGGACATGAACATGGGGCGAAGAAATATTCCAGAGATTTCCTTATGAAATTTTCTGAGCAATTTACTGAGCTTCCAGAAGGTTTTGAAATTTTGTCTGATATAGCAGAGATCTTGGATGCTAATGTGAATGCTGCTACTTCTATTGATTATGATTCGCTCCCTAGTCCGGGAAGAATTGTTGATAGGCAAGGAGGGGCCCCTAGACTTGACCGTCGTGGGAGTGGAATAATGGATGATGATAGATGGAATAAGGGAGGTGCTGCGAATTTCCGAACTGGCCAAGGACCaaattttggtgttttgagGAATCCACGTGCACCGACATCAGTTCAGCAGCATGTTAGAGGGATCCTGCCTGGGCCTGCTCACTCTGTTGGTCATCAGGGAGGGATGCAAAGAAATAATTCTGATGCTGACAGGTGGCAGAGAGCTACAAATTTTCAACCTAAGGGCTTGATGCCTTCTCCTCATACTCCATTACAGGTGATGCACAAAGCTGACAGGAAGTATGAAGTGGGTAAAGTGAGTGATGAAGAGCAGGCCAAGCAAAGGCAGTTAAAGGCTATACTGAACAAGTTAACTCCTCAAAACTTTGAAAAACTATTCGAGCAAGTGAAAGCTGTTAATATAGATAATGCAACGACTCTAACTGGTGTCATTTCACAGATCTTTGACAAGGCTCTTATGGAGCCTACTTTCTGTGAGATGTATGCTAACTTCTGTTTTTATCTTGCTGGAGAGTTGCCTGATTTCAGCGAGGACAATGAAAAGATAACTTTTAAGAGATTGCTTTTGAACAAGTGCCAGGAGGAATTTGAGaggggagaaagagagcaagaggaggccaATAAGGCCGATGAGGAGGGTCAGGTGAAACAGtctgaagaagaaagagaggagaAAAGAATCAAAGCGCGAAGACGAATGTTGGGTAACATTAGATTAATTGGGGAGctttacaaaaagaaaatgtTGACTGAGAGAATTATGCACGAATGCATTAAAAAGTTGTTAGGTCAGCAACAGACTCCAGATGAGGAAGatattgaagctttgtgcaAACTAATGAGCACAATTGGGGAGATGATTGATCATCCGAAAGCCAAGGAGCACATGGATGCATATTTTGAAAGGATGAAAAGCTTATCGAATAACATGAAATTATCTTCTAGGGTTAGGTTCATGTTGAAGGATGCAATTGATTTGAGAAAGAATAAATGGCAGCAGAGGAGGAAAGTTGAAGGACCAAAAAAGATTGAGGAAGTACACAGAGATGCTGCACAAGAACGACAGGCACAGTCTAGTAGGCTGGCCCGTGGTCCTGGAATCAATCCATCAGCTAGAAGGGGGCCTCCTATGGAATTCAGTCCAAGAGGATCGACTATGTTATCTTCACCTAATGCCCATATGGGTGGTTTCCGTGGGATGCCTGCTCAGGTTCGTGGTTATGGCAGTCAGGATGTCCGTACAGATGAAAGACATTCTTATGAGAGTAGGACCTTGTCAGTTCCCTTGACACACAGACCAATTGGTGATGATTCTATAACTTTGGGTCCCCAGGGTGGTCTTGCCAGAGGAATGTCCATCAGAGGACCACCATCAATGTCAGCTGCTCCTTTGGCTGAGATGCCTCCCAGTGCTGGAGACTCTAGGAGGATGACTGCTGGTTCGAATGGTTTCAGTTCTCTTTCAGAGCGGACAACTTACAACCCAAGGGAGGATCCTGTGCCAAGATATATGCCAGATAGATTTTCAGGTCCAGCTGCTTATGATCAGTCAAGCGTATCAGAGCGTAATTTAAGTTTTGGTGGTAGGGACCTGAGGAGTTCAGACCATAGAACTCTTCCAACTTCACCACCCACACGTGCACATGGAGCAACTTTAACACAAAATGTTCCTTCAGAAAATGTATTGACAGAAGACCGTCTTAGAGATCTGTCTTTGGCAGCAATTAAAGAATTTTACAG TGCTCGAGACGAGAAAGAGGTTGCTTTATGCATTAAAGAGCTGAACTCACCAAGCTTCCATCCGTCGATTATCTCTCTTTGGGTCACAGACTCTTTTGAGAGGAAGGACACTGAAAGACATCTCCTGGCAAAGCTTCTGGTCAACCTTACAAAGAACCATGATGGAACTTTGAGTCAGCCTCAGCTCATCAAAGG GTTTGAAGCTGTTCTGTCCTCCTTAGAGGATGCAGTGAATGATGCCCCGAGAGCACCAGAGTTTCTTGGCCTTATCTTTGCCAAAGTCATTTTAGAAAATGTCATTTCCTTGAATCAGATTGGCCAATTAATACAAGAAGGTGGAGAGGAGCCAGGGCATCTTCTGAAAGGCGGGCTTGCAGGCAACGTTCTTGGGAGTGCCTTGGAGATTATCAAATCAGAGAAAGGAGATAGCGGTTTGAATGAGATCCGTATGTCCTCCAACTTGCGGTTAGAGACTTTTCGTCCCCCAGATCCTCTCAAATCAAGGATACTAGAGAAATTTATTTAG
- the LOC126627810 gene encoding eukaryotic translation initiation factor 4G-like isoform X2 has translation MSFNQSRSDKNETQYRKTGRTASSNQQHRGYTPSYPKGTGAGGPGPSISSNRSYKKNNNNAQGGQSRASVTTVNTQDSGIAFAQRGVVQNGAHAQPQLHGGSDAPVASTASRTAEASASQRSSRTVPKPPTSQSASMTSDTRTPTTPAKPPGDASKGFAFQFGSISPGFMNGMQIPARTSSAPPNLDEQKRDQARHDSFRVVPSVPVPTVPKQQLPRKDSASIDQPNAAEVHMVPKVKKDVQVSHAPPPSQTQKPSPHPMAGMSMPMPFHQPQVPVQFGGPNQQIQSQSMSASSIQMPMPMQLSIGSTQVQQPVFVQGLQPHPMQPQGIMHQGQNMTFTPQMGPQIPQMGNLGISMASQYPQQQGRKFGGPRKTPVKITHPDTHEELRLDKRTDSYPDSGPSAPRTHPNIPPQSQPIPSFAHPHTTTFYANSYNPSSLYYPAPSSHPLTSSHMPPNSQAPRFSYPVSQGSQPVPFINPSSHSTLPVSKSGSLMHNVVDPPNLEHARDVHNISASVPSATIPVVIKPPAGTVGEKVVDPLPNSSTVVEKGELSKPVRQSGEIIQSAGDQSILKSVPVMEKISANAPATASVEKQVSNLLSSSAAAPTEESAPVVIITEPRKKETLSRSNSIIDQQKNPGRKGNVQPQLQVVGQSSSTSSVLSQSAEHGIPSTSDVSGTVEANTTLAPVTSASVSKSAKEPLSDFSAPTADCLESKTEVIGQGTIPISSEISAPGMVVGTSDSVHRTQLDSSLQPDEQGQRDLMGAEQSLSGNYKQDTEAHGISAESISIKPLESAKVPAEHSVVKETAKGSTVAISDTAQGGQGHYECLHAESGGMDASLSRSDSMGGSEVFFSKSSKLEQHSSSVQTTELSGRISKTETEGTCEENIGGGEGNIENIGSGGDSRSESDFRDKPELNRTKSTISKGKKKRKEILSKADAAGVTSDLYGAYKNPEEKKGIENTESIMTSIISKQVATDAPQQDAVGREKDAPVKAEPEDWEDAADISTLKLETSDTGELVCGVDDSDKDGHEHGAKKYSRDFLMKFSEQFTELPEGFEILSDIAEILDANVNAATSIDYDSLPSPGRIVDRQGGAPRLDRRGSGIMDDDRWNKGGAANFRTGQGPNFGVLRNPRAPTSVQQHVRGILPGPAHSVGHQGGMQRNNSDADRWQRATNFQPKGLMPSPHTPLQVMHKADRKYEVGKVSDEEQAKQRQLKAILNKLTPQNFEKLFEQVKAVNIDNATTLTGVISQIFDKALMEPTFCEMYANFCFYLAGELPDFSEDNEKITFKRLLLNKCQEEFERGEREQEEANKADEEGQVKQSEEEREEKRIKARRRMLGNIRLIGELYKKKMLTERIMHECIKKLLGQQQTPDEEDIEALCKLMSTIGEMIDHPKAKEHMDAYFERMKSLSNNMKLSSRVRFMLKDAIDLRKNKWQQRRKVEGPKKIEEVHRDAAQERQAQSSRLARGPGINPSARRGPPMEFSPRGSTMLSSPNAHMGGFRGMPAQVRGYGSQDVRTDERHSYESRTLSVPLTHRPIGDDSITLGPQGGLARGMSIRGPPSMSAAPLAEMPPSAGDSRRMTAGSNGFSSLSERTTYNPREDPVPRYMPDRFSGPAAYDQSSVSERNLSFGGRDLRSSDHRTLPTSPPTRAHGATLTQNVPSENVLTEDRLRDLSLAAIKEFYSARDEKEVALCIKELNSPSFHPSIISLWVTDSFERKDTERHLLAKLLVNLTKNHDGTLSQPQLIKGFEAVLSSLEDAVNDAPRAPEFLGLIFAKVILENVISLNQIGQLIQEGGEEPGHLLKGGLAGNVLGSALEIIKSEKGDSGLNEIRMSSNLRLETFRPPDPLKSRILEKFI, from the exons GTCGGATAAGAACGAGACGCAGTACCGGAAAACAGGGCGAACCGCAAGCTCTAATCAGCAGCACAGGGGATACACACCATCTTACCCTAAGGGCACCGGCGCCGGTGGGCCCGGCCCTTCCATCTCCTCCAACCGcag TTATAAGAAGAATAATAACAATGCACAAGGAGGACAATCCAGGGCAAGTGTAACCACTGTAAATACTCAGGATTCCGGTATTGCTTTTGCACAACGTGGCGTTGTACAAAACGGAGCCCATGCACAGCCCCAATTGCATG GAGGTTCTGATGCACCTGTTGCAAGCACAGCTTCCCGTACAGCTGAAGCATCAGCCTCTCAGAGAAGCTCCCGAACTGTTCCAAAACCTCCCACTTCTCAATCTGCCTCCATGACTTCTGACACAAGAACACCCACTACACCAGCGAAGC CCCCAGGAGATgcgtccaagggctttgccttTCAGTTTGGGTCTATAAGCCCTGGCTTCATGAATGGGATGCAG ATTCCTGCTCGAACCAGCTCAGCTCCCCCAAATTTGGATGAGCAGAAACGTGATCAG GCGCGCCATGATTCTTTTAGAGTTGTGCCTTCAGTGCCAGTCCCTACTGTTCCTAAACAGCAGTTACCAAGGAAAGATTCAGCGTCCATTGATCAACCTAATGCTGCTGAGGTTCATATGGTACCCAAGGTTAAAAAGGATGTGCAAGTCTCACATGCACCCCCTCCTAGTCAAACTCAGAAACCTTCTCCTCATCCAATGGCTGGGATGTCCATGCCAATGCCATTTCATCAGCCACAGGTTCCAGTGCAATTTGGTGGCCCCAACCAGCAGATCCAATCTCAGAGTATGAGTGCCAGTTCAATTCAAATGCCAATGCCTATGCAATTATCAATTGGTAGTACTCAAGTACAGCAGCCAGTGTTTGTTCAAGGTCTCCAGCCCCATCCAATGCAGCCCCAGGGAATTATGCATCAGGGCCAGAACATGACTTTTACCCCCCAAATGGGTCCTCAAATACCTCAGATGGGCAACTTGGGGATCAGCATGGCATCACAATACCCCCAACAACAGGGTAGGAAGTTTGGCGGCCCTCGTAAAACTCCTGTCAAGATTACACATCCAGATACACATGAAGAGTTGAGGCTTGATAAAAGGACAGATTCATATCCAGATAGTGGGCCATCAGCCCCCAGGACTCACCCAAACATTCCTCCTCAATCCCAGCCTATTCCATCATTTGCCCATCCTCATACTACCACCTTTTATGCCAATTCTTACAATCCCAGCTCCCTATATTATCCTGCTCCAAGTTCTCATCCCTTAACTAGTAGTCATATGCCGCCCAATTCACAAGCACCGAGGTTCAGCTATCCAGTCAGCCAGGGTTCCCAACCTGTACCTTTCATTAATCCGTCATCTCATAGTACCCTGCCTGTTAGCAAGTCTGGGTCCCTTATGCACAATGTGGTGGATCCACCTAACCTGGAACATGCACGTGATGTACATAATATAAGTGCCTCTGTTCCATCAGCAACTATTCCTGTTGTAATTAAACCACCTGCTGGAACTGTTGGAGAGAAGGTTGTCGACCCATTGCCAAACAGCTCAACTGTTGTTGAAAAAGGTGAATTATCAAAGCCTGTGAGACAATCTGGAGAAATTATCCAATCTGCAGGTGACCAATCCATCCTCAAATCAGTGCCGGTGATGGAAAAAATATCTGCAAATGCACCTGCCACTGCTTCAGTTGAAAAACAGGTTTCAAATCTTTTGTCCTCTTCTGCAGCTGCCCCAACTGAGGAGTCTGCACCAGTTGTGATCATCACTGaacccagaaaaaaagaaactcTTAGTCGGTCAAACTCAATTATAGATCAGCAAAAGAATCCAGGGAGGAAGGGAAATGTTCAACCACAGCTTCAG GTTGTTGGGCAGTCTAGCTCTACATCAAGCGTTCTGTCTCAGTCTGCAGAGCATGGTATACCTTCTACTAGTGATGTTTCTGGCACTGTAGAAGCTAATACAACTCTTGCTCCAGTAACTAGTGCATCTGTTTCAAAGTCAGCGAAGGAACCACTGTCAGATTTTAGTGCTCCTACTGCTGATTGTTTGGAATCAAAGACTGAAGTTATTGGGCAAGGCACTATTCCCATCTCTTCTGAAATATCTGCTCCTGGGATGGTTGTTGGTACTTCAGATTCCGTTCATCGTACTCAACTAGACAGTTCTTTACAACCAGATGAACAAGGACAGCGTGACTTGATGGGGGCAGAACAAAGTTTGTCTGGAAATTACAAACAGGATACTGAAGCTCATGGTATTTCTGCAGAATCCATCTCCATAAAACCTCTGGAATCTGCTAAAGTACCTGCAGAGCATTCTGTTGTGAAGGAAACAGCTAAGGGAAGTACTGTTGCAATCTCAGACACTGCACAAGGAGGGCAGGGCCATTATGAGTGTCTCCATGCAGAATCTGGTGGAATGGATGCCTCTTTAAGCAGAAGTGATAGTATGGGTGgtagtgaagtttttttttcaaaatctagCAAATTAGAGCAGCATTCTTCTTCTGTTCAAACTACCGAACTTTCGGGTAGAATTTCAAAAACTGAAACTGAAGGTACATGTGAGGAGAATATTGGTGGTGGTGAGGGAAATATTGAGAATATTGGTAGTGGTGGGGATTCTCGTTCAGAGTCAGACTTCAGGGACAAACCTGAACTGAATAGAACTAAGAGTACTATTTCAaaggggaagaagaaaagaaaagaaattcttTCTAAGGCAGATGCTGCTGGCGTGACCTCTGATCTTTATGGGGCATACAAGAACCCTGAAGAAAAGAAGGGTATTGAAAACACTGAAAGTATTATGACCAGTATAATTTCAAAGCAGGTAGCTACTGATGCTCCTCAGCAAGATGCTgtagggagagagaaagatgcACCGGTTAAAGCTGAGCCAGAGGATTGGGAAGATGCTGCTGACATCTCTACCCTAAAACTGGAAACCTCAGATACTGGAGAGCTGGTCTGTGGAGTGGATGATTCTGACAAAGATGGACATGAACATGGGGCGAAGAAATATTCCAGAGATTTCCTTATGAAATTTTCTGAGCAATTTACTGAGCTTCCAGAAGGTTTTGAAATTTTGTCTGATATAGCAGAGATCTTGGATGCTAATGTGAATGCTGCTACTTCTATTGATTATGATTCGCTCCCTAGTCCGGGAAGAATTGTTGATAGGCAAGGAGGGGCCCCTAGACTTGACCGTCGTGGGAGTGGAATAATGGATGATGATAGATGGAATAAGGGAGGTGCTGCGAATTTCCGAACTGGCCAAGGACCaaattttggtgttttgagGAATCCACGTGCACCGACATCAGTTCAGCAGCATGTTAGAGGGATCCTGCCTGGGCCTGCTCACTCTGTTGGTCATCAGGGAGGGATGCAAAGAAATAATTCTGATGCTGACAGGTGGCAGAGAGCTACAAATTTTCAACCTAAGGGCTTGATGCCTTCTCCTCATACTCCATTACAGGTGATGCACAAAGCTGACAGGAAGTATGAAGTGGGTAAAGTGAGTGATGAAGAGCAGGCCAAGCAAAGGCAGTTAAAGGCTATACTGAACAAGTTAACTCCTCAAAACTTTGAAAAACTATTCGAGCAAGTGAAAGCTGTTAATATAGATAATGCAACGACTCTAACTGGTGTCATTTCACAGATCTTTGACAAGGCTCTTATGGAGCCTACTTTCTGTGAGATGTATGCTAACTTCTGTTTTTATCTTGCTGGAGAGTTGCCTGATTTCAGCGAGGACAATGAAAAGATAACTTTTAAGAGATTGCTTTTGAACAAGTGCCAGGAGGAATTTGAGaggggagaaagagagcaagaggaggccaATAAGGCCGATGAGGAGGGTCAGGTGAAACAGtctgaagaagaaagagaggagaAAAGAATCAAAGCGCGAAGACGAATGTTGGGTAACATTAGATTAATTGGGGAGctttacaaaaagaaaatgtTGACTGAGAGAATTATGCACGAATGCATTAAAAAGTTGTTAGGTCAGCAACAGACTCCAGATGAGGAAGatattgaagctttgtgcaAACTAATGAGCACAATTGGGGAGATGATTGATCATCCGAAAGCCAAGGAGCACATGGATGCATATTTTGAAAGGATGAAAAGCTTATCGAATAACATGAAATTATCTTCTAGGGTTAGGTTCATGTTGAAGGATGCAATTGATTTGAGAAAGAATAAATGGCAGCAGAGGAGGAAAGTTGAAGGACCAAAAAAGATTGAGGAAGTACACAGAGATGCTGCACAAGAACGACAGGCACAGTCTAGTAGGCTGGCCCGTGGTCCTGGAATCAATCCATCAGCTAGAAGGGGGCCTCCTATGGAATTCAGTCCAAGAGGATCGACTATGTTATCTTCACCTAATGCCCATATGGGTGGTTTCCGTGGGATGCCTGCTCAGGTTCGTGGTTATGGCAGTCAGGATGTCCGTACAGATGAAAGACATTCTTATGAGAGTAGGACCTTGTCAGTTCCCTTGACACACAGACCAATTGGTGATGATTCTATAACTTTGGGTCCCCAGGGTGGTCTTGCCAGAGGAATGTCCATCAGAGGACCACCATCAATGTCAGCTGCTCCTTTGGCTGAGATGCCTCCCAGTGCTGGAGACTCTAGGAGGATGACTGCTGGTTCGAATGGTTTCAGTTCTCTTTCAGAGCGGACAACTTACAACCCAAGGGAGGATCCTGTGCCAAGATATATGCCAGATAGATTTTCAGGTCCAGCTGCTTATGATCAGTCAAGCGTATCAGAGCGTAATTTAAGTTTTGGTGGTAGGGACCTGAGGAGTTCAGACCATAGAACTCTTCCAACTTCACCACCCACACGTGCACATGGAGCAACTTTAACACAAAATGTTCCTTCAGAAAATGTATTGACAGAAGACCGTCTTAGAGATCTGTCTTTGGCAGCAATTAAAGAATTTTACAG TGCTCGAGACGAGAAAGAGGTTGCTTTATGCATTAAAGAGCTGAACTCACCAAGCTTCCATCCGTCGATTATCTCTCTTTGGGTCACAGACTCTTTTGAGAGGAAGGACACTGAAAGACATCTCCTGGCAAAGCTTCTGGTCAACCTTACAAAGAACCATGATGGAACTTTGAGTCAGCCTCAGCTCATCAAAGG GTTTGAAGCTGTTCTGTCCTCCTTAGAGGATGCAGTGAATGATGCCCCGAGAGCACCAGAGTTTCTTGGCCTTATCTTTGCCAAAGTCATTTTAGAAAATGTCATTTCCTTGAATCAGATTGGCCAATTAATACAAGAAGGTGGAGAGGAGCCAGGGCATCTTCTGAAAGGCGGGCTTGCAGGCAACGTTCTTGGGAGTGCCTTGGAGATTATCAAATCAGAGAAAGGAGATAGCGGTTTGAATGAGATCCGTATGTCCTCCAACTTGCGGTTAGAGACTTTTCGTCCCCCAGATCCTCTCAAATCAAGGATACTAGAGAAATTTATTTAG